The sequence below is a genomic window from Cloacibacillus sp..
CCCGCGACCTCCGGCGTGACAGGCCGGCGCTCTAACCAATTGAGCTACAGCTCCACTTTGCTGCTCTGATGCGTCATGCCTGCTGACATAATTTGGAGCGGAAGACGGGATTCGGACCCGCGACCCCAACCTTGGCAAGGTTGTGCTCTACCCCTGAGCTACTTCCGCATTGTTTCTCGATATTTATTTTTAATGGTGGCGGGACCCAGAATTGAACTGGGGACACACGGATTTTCAGTCCGTTGCTCTACCTACTGAGCTATCCCGCCATCTCAGTGGCGAAAATATTTAAAGTGGCGGAGCTGACGGGACTTGAACCCGCGACCTCCGGCGTGACAGGCCGGCGCTCTAACCAATTGAGCTACAGCTCCACTTTGTTGTCATATGGTGGGCGGGATAGGTTTCGAACCTACGACCCTCTGCGTGTAAGGCAGATGCTCTCCCGCTGAGCTACCCGCCCAACATTTCCTGGTATCGTACCGCATCAGCGACAACGTTGAATATTATACGGATTTTTTCCGAGATGTCAACCAGTCAGTGTTACTTTTTTGGCGGTTGTTAATTGCAAAAGTAACCGCGTCCCCTAAGAGATATAAGCACCGCAGTAACTTCTGCAAAAAAACAAAGGCATTTCGCTGCCTTATTTTGCTGTGCTCTAAAACGGAGACCTAAATGGGAAGAACCGCAAAAGTGGCGGGTAATTAGATACGTTCACTAATATCCGCCGCTTTTGGCATCTGACATTTTATATTTGTTTCTATATTGTGCCGAATATAACCTTAGAGGTCGCGGTTACTTCTGCAAAATTGCAAGTACTTTTGCTATTCACCAAAGATTCCGTCGCAGCCATAAGACCAGAGCTGCATCTGATAATCCACGGCCATTATAGAAGACTCTAAATCCGTTAAAGATCAGGAACACGGATCTGCCGGCGTCTTTAGGCAGCGTCCGTCGGCGCAGTCAAGCGCGCCGAGTTTTTCCGCAAGCCACGCTCCCGCGGGGTGCGCGCCCATTCCAAGCCAGGTGGCGGTCTGCAAATGGAGGCACTTCACCGCCTGACGCGCCTCCCGCCAGTTTATGCCTCCCACGCCGGATTCGGTGAGCACGCGTCTCATCCCCTCGCTCATTCCGGATAGCACTGGAGATTTCCTGCCGCCGATGAGGGCGAGGCGCAGTGCCGCGTAATCCTGGTGCATCTTCTCCACCGCAGACGGCATGGCGGCAAAGAACGCCTCCAGCACCGAGATCCGCTGTTCTGATTCAAGCTCGCCGCAGCGGTGGTCAAGAAAGGGACAGGTAAGCCAGAATATCGTCGGGAAGGGGACGCCGAAGGCGGAGACGGGCGAAGATACGATGATCTGCGGGCAGCCGTGACTGCAGCGCCTCGCCGCGGCGATCACCGCGGAGGCGTCAAATTTCCGGCCGCGCATCTGCCTGCGCAGAACGGAGATATCTTTCTTCCCTACCTCCGTCCAAAAGGCCGGAAGAGTGTACTCTCCCGGCCCAGTTTTTTCTATGGGATGATCTGTCACGTTATTTCTTGCCGGCCGTACCGCCGCTGCCGCTGCCGCCCGCACGACGTTTAGTCCCGCGGGGATCCTTGCATTTGCTGTTTAGGTCGGCGATCTTTTCGTCGCTGAATTTAAGGAAGTTTGTCAGTTTTTTTTCAAAATCCTCTTCACGATGAACGGGCGGGCGGACCTCTCTTATCTGCAGAGCCTTGATCGACAGGTCTATACGGCCTTTATCGTCGATCTTAATGACCTTTGCAGTGATGTTCTTACCCTGTTCGAGAACATCTTCTACCTTTTTCACATAGTTGTGGGAGAGCTCCGAGATATGTACCATGGCCTTCTGGCCCGATTCAAGTCTTACAAAGGCTCCGTATGGCGCGACATGTTCTACCGTGCCGCTTACTGTTTCTCCCACGCTTACCGCCGGTGCTGCTGCAGCCGCCTTCTCTGCCATCTGTGGTTTCTGACCTCCAAAATTTGTTTTAAAAGACAACGATATATTATAAGCCTCTGAAAGGCTATAACGGGAATTGTACCATATTTTTCAATATTAGTATTGCAAAAGGATTATTTCAGCGCTCTTTCGATTGTCTCGGCGACACGTTCCGACTGGAGCGGCTTGATGAAAAAGTCAGACGCTCCCGCGCGGATCGCCTCTATCACCTGGTTTTGCTGGTTCATTGCGCTGACCATCACCACCTTAGCCTTTGGGTGCTCGTGCTTAATCGCCTTAAGCGCCGCGATCCCGTCCATCTCCGGCATGGCGATATCGAGGGTCACGATGTCCGGGCGAAGCTCGTTGTACATCCGAACCGCCTCTTTACCGTTCTCCGCCTCGCCTACAACGTTGTATCCGTCTCTTATGAGCATGTCCTTGAGAATCATACGCATGTGTGTGGAATCTTCCGCTATCAGCACTGTCGCCTTCATCTTTGCCGCTCCTTTCGCTTATCTGGCCGCGATGCCAAGCTCCTCAAGAAAGAGGGGGCTCAGAACCTTGATGTAGGTACCCTTCATTCCAAGACTTCTGCTCTCTATTATACCCGCACTTCCCAATTTTCTCAGCGCATTTACGATAACGCTTCTGGTAACTCCGACCCGGTCCGCGACCTTGCTGGCTACGACGACTCCCTCGGGGCCGCCGAGATCTTCGATGATGTGATGGACGGACTCTACCTCCGAGTATGAGAGGGCGCGCATGGCCATCTGGACTACGAGGCGTTCGCGGCCGCGCTCTTCTATTGATTTGCCCCGGTCGTTGAGTATCTCAAGGCCGACAATGGTCGACAGGTATTCGGCAAGCACCAGGTCACGGGTGTCGAACTGACAGCCGAAGCGTGCAAGGATGAGGGTGCCTAGCCTCTCTCCCGTGCCATTGATGGGAACGATAAGGACATGCTTGTTGGAATAGGCGCAGGGCTGGTCCGCGTAGGCGCAGAGACCGTGGTCGGTGTGGTTGAGCACCGATTCATGGAACTGGTTCACCTTTTCGACGTAGGGGGCCGGCATCGCTCCGTTTATAAGGATCTTCGCCATTATCGGGCAGTCGTACTCGCTGACCCAGGCATAACCGAGTATCCGTCCCTCTCTGTTTATCACGTAGACGTTTGCGGCCGAGAGGTCAGACATCAGCCTCGCAAGCTTTGGGTAGTCCGGAGTCCCTCTGTCTTTACGCGCTTGGAGCACACGGCTTACGACGCGGGTTTTTTCAAGCAGGTCCTGCATTGCGGACTGGTTCATTATCTTAGGACGGTTTTCAATAAGTTCTTTCGGCGTATCCATTAAATTGCCTCCCTGATTTATTTCTTGATATCAAGACTATAATTCTTCATCTTCCAAAGCTCTGGGGTGTGCTTCCAGATAGCTCTTTTTGATCTGGTCAGAGGTGATGGAGAGATACCTCTGCGTTGACGCGATACTCTCATGGCCAAGCATCTCCTGCACCACCCGGAGCGGCGCCCCGTTTTCCAGCATGTGCGTGGCGCAGCTGTGGCGCAGAGTGTGCGGCGTTACTCCATGAAGTCCGGCGCGCGCCGCGGCGCGGAGCACTATACGGTCGACGGTGCGGACCGTAAGGCGCTCGGCCCCCTTGGCGGAGAGAAATACCGGAGCCTTGCCGTCGACGCAGGTGATGTCGCGCCACTCTTCAAAGAGCTTTTTCAGCGGCGCGCCTATCGGCACGAGGCGCTCTTTGTCTCCCTTGCCAAGGACCCGCAGCATACGCTCCTCAAGCTCCACCATGTTCCAGTTGAGCCCGATAAGCTCCGAGACGCGAAGTCCGGCGCCATACATCAGCTCAAGCACGAGCCGGTCGCGCATGAAGCTCTTTAAACCCTCTTCCGGCCCCTCCGTAAGCAGCTTGTCGATCTGCTCGTATGAGAGGGCGCGCGGCAGCGCTTCAGCCTTTTTAGGGCCTTTCAGCCCCAGCGAGGGGTCCTCGGTGATATCTCCGCGCCAGCAAAGCCAGGCGGTGAAGCCGCGTACGGCAGAGAGCCTTCTTGAAGCGGAGCTTTTTGCCTCGCCCACCCCAAGGATGCTGCTCAAAAAAATACGTATCGCGCGGGTATCTATCTCGCGCACATCGGTAATTCCCTGATTGGAAAGATAACCTTTGAAGTGAGTAAGGTCTATCTTATAGTTTACCGTTGTATGTTTAGATTTACCCAGTGATGTCAAATATTCAATATATGCATTGATACTATCAGATATATCTTCCATCATGAACGGTATTTTAACAGGAAAATTGTAAATATCAAGCGGAATTTTAAGAAAATTCGCAAGTAACTGTACAATGTGTACGATTTAACAAACTCCTACAGGCAGGAACCGCAGACAGGAAGAGGAAAACAGCACCTTACGGCCCGGATAAATCATCACAGGCCGCATGGGACGGCGGAATTAAAGCTGTTTATTTGGGAAAAGTATTTTGTTTTCACCGATAAATTTTTCCAGAGCCTCAAGCGAACGGGCGGCATATGCCTCGCAGCGCTCGGTCCGCCTGCGTATTTTTTTACCCGGCAGACGCGGAAAGATGCCGAGGTTAACGTTCATCGGCTGAAAACTCTCCGGCAGCGCCCCTCTCAGGTAGTTGAGCAGCGAACCGACGGCGGTCTCCAGCGGAAAGTCGGCCATCGGCAGGCCGCTGATTTGCAGATAGGCGAAGAGAGCCGCGGCAAGGCCCATCGCCGTGCTCTCCATGTATCCCTCGACGCCAGAGGCCTGGCCGGCGATGAAGAGCGCCTCGCGGCCGTTGAAACGCAGATAGGGGTCGAGCACCTTTGGAGCGCAGACGAACAGGTTGCGGTGCATCACGCCCTTGCGGACGAATTCCGCCTCTCTGAGCGCGGGGATGAGCCTAAAGACACGCTCCTGCTCTCCCCACTTGAGGTTAGTCTGAAAACCGACGATGTTGAAGAGGCTGCCCTCCTCGTTGTCCTGACGCAGCTGCACGACGGCGCAGGGATCTTTGCCGCCGTTGAACGCCTCAAAACCTACGGGGCGCAGGGGGCCGAAGAGCAGCGTCTTTTCGCCGCGCTTCGCGATGACCTCCACCGGCAGGCAGCCATCGAAGTGGCGCATCTGCTCCTCCTCGAAGTCGTGGCGCGGAGCGGTCTCGGCGTTGACAAGTTCGTTCCAGAAGATGCTATACTCTTCCTCGTTCATCGGGCAGTTTATGTAATCCCCCTCCACGCCGTAGCGGTTGGCGCGGAAGGCCTTTGACATATCCACGGTACTCACGTCGACGATCGGGGCGA
It includes:
- a CDS encoding response regulator; the encoded protein is MKATVLIAEDSTHMRMILKDMLIRDGYNVVGEAENGKEAVRMYNELRPDIVTLDIAMPEMDGIAALKAIKHEHPKAKVVMVSAMNQQNQVIEAIRAGASDFFIKPLQSERVAETIERALK
- the codY gene encoding GTP-sensing pleiotropic transcriptional regulator CodY, with the protein product MDTPKELIENRPKIMNQSAMQDLLEKTRVVSRVLQARKDRGTPDYPKLARLMSDLSAANVYVINREGRILGYAWVSEYDCPIMAKILINGAMPAPYVEKVNQFHESVLNHTDHGLCAYADQPCAYSNKHVLIVPINGTGERLGTLILARFGCQFDTRDLVLAEYLSTIVGLEILNDRGKSIEERGRERLVVQMAMRALSYSEVESVHHIIEDLGGPEGVVVASKVADRVGVTRSVIVNALRKLGSAGIIESRSLGMKGTYIKVLSPLFLEELGIAAR
- the trmFO gene encoding methylenetetrahydrofolate--tRNA-(uracil(54)-C(5))-methyltransferase (FADH(2)-oxidizing) TrmFO gives rise to the protein MTQTCKTVTIAGGGLAGSEAAWQLAERGVRVRLCEMRPLNMTPAHETPMLGELVCSNSLGGEKLTTPAGILKAELKRMDSLIMRCAEASRVPAGNALAVDREVFARLIDSSIANHQNIELVREELTEIPDEPAIIATGPLTSAPMAQSLAALTGEDFLYFYDAVAPIVDVSTVDMSKAFRANRYGVEGDYINCPMNEEEYSIFWNELVNAETAPRHDFEEEQMRHFDGCLPVEVIAKRGEKTLLFGPLRPVGFEAFNGGKDPCAVVQLRQDNEEGSLFNIVGFQTNLKWGEQERVFRLIPALREAEFVRKGVMHRNLFVCAPKVLDPYLRFNGREALFIAGQASGVEGYMESTAMGLAAALFAYLQISGLPMADFPLETAVGSLLNYLRGALPESFQPMNVNLGIFPRLPGKKIRRRTERCEAYAARSLEALEKFIGENKILFPNKQL
- a CDS encoding tyrosine recombinase XerC; this encodes MTSLGKSKHTTVNYKIDLTHFKGYLSNQGITDVREIDTRAIRIFLSSILGVGEAKSSASRRLSAVRGFTAWLCWRGDITEDPSLGLKGPKKAEALPRALSYEQIDKLLTEGPEEGLKSFMRDRLVLELMYGAGLRVSELIGLNWNMVELEERMLRVLGKGDKERLVPIGAPLKKLFEEWRDITCVDGKAPVFLSAKGAERLTVRTVDRIVLRAAARAGLHGVTPHTLRHSCATHMLENGAPLRVVQEMLGHESIASTQRYLSITSDQIKKSYLEAHPRALEDEEL
- a CDS encoding DUF501 domain-containing protein, whose product is MTDHPIEKTGPGEYTLPAFWTEVGKKDISVLRRQMRGRKFDASAVIAAARRCSHGCPQIIVSSPVSAFGVPFPTIFWLTCPFLDHRCGELESEQRISVLEAFFAAMPSAVEKMHQDYAALRLALIGGRKSPVLSGMSEGMRRVLTESGVGGINWREARQAVKCLHLQTATWLGMGAHPAGAWLAEKLGALDCADGRCLKTPADPCS
- a CDS encoding S1 RNA-binding domain-containing protein codes for the protein MAEKAAAAAPAVSVGETVSGTVEHVAPYGAFVRLESGQKAMVHISELSHNYVKKVEDVLEQGKNITAKVIKIDDKGRIDLSIKALQIREVRPPVHREEDFEKKLTNFLKFSDEKIADLNSKCKDPRGTKRRAGGSGSGGTAGKK